The following proteins come from a genomic window of Paenibacillus sp. CAA11:
- a CDS encoding BofC C-terminal domain-containing protein, whose protein sequence is MSIIKLKRYLRRRWRRWRKAIWTFGGCVVFFLLALLGTHLSREMTLLMTKSEPLAVETLGAYQREKVQSSTEFEQQLMKSSQPRVVYIRRVYIGGEEENRLGYLKPEEILKLLSEHTSWEGRIDSKGNVWLEEEVRDLSSDCKQNGYIGLDETGRLNLYAGRPKQKKVIQTFFQLDVGTMISTLPKDVYEQLQSGIRVRDLDEYNSVISTFSDFAVEPLERVMKQSN, encoded by the coding sequence GTGAGCATTATTAAGCTTAAAAGATACTTAAGAAGACGATGGAGAAGGTGGAGAAAGGCCATATGGACTTTTGGAGGCTGTGTGGTATTCTTTCTGTTGGCCCTACTGGGGACTCATCTGTCCCGGGAGATGACCTTGCTGATGACGAAAAGTGAGCCGTTAGCGGTAGAAACTCTAGGAGCTTATCAACGCGAAAAGGTGCAGAGCTCAACTGAATTTGAACAACAGCTGATGAAATCTTCACAACCAAGAGTTGTATATATACGCAGAGTCTATATAGGCGGAGAAGAAGAGAACAGGCTCGGGTATCTTAAGCCAGAAGAGATACTGAAGCTCCTATCTGAGCATACAAGCTGGGAAGGACGTATTGACTCGAAGGGAAATGTTTGGTTGGAGGAAGAGGTGCGGGATCTGTCTTCGGATTGCAAGCAGAATGGATATATTGGCTTGGACGAGACGGGGAGGCTCAATTTATACGCAGGGCGTCCTAAGCAGAAAAAGGTTATACAGACTTTCTTCCAATTGGATGTAGGAACCATGATTAGCACACTGCCTAAAGATGTGTATGAACAGCTGCAGTCAGGAATCCGGGTAAGAGATCTTGATGAGTATAACAGTGTGATCTCAACATTTAGTGATTTTGCTGTCGAACCTTTGGAAAGAGTAATGAAACAAAGTAATTAA
- a CDS encoding LysM peptidoglycan-binding domain-containing protein: protein MKIHMVKQGDTLYVLSQKYNVPLDKIIAANPQLTDPNELTIGDKIKIPTAAVPVEGGEGVLHKHVVKQGDTLWKLSKAWGVPLQTLIAANPQLKNPNALLVGETVNIPAGVPGQLLNESQSAEQSGVYYAASESGKKNTAPKPETTMPAPPPVPVTPEAPPSAPKSEVPIPVPAPQPAPVEPVQEVPVTPVMPQYHVEVEYTEINVEKPPVFSYVPEYVPVPEYVPQPQPVKTEKPCGCSDKYKSPHHDLFYQQSVEAQKVSAPYELPQLPYESTLPSVESLVGDYPGITPFPNYGVGGEMKEEPCPPHPSHPYAQNYGEEMYYQPWGAADPHKEAYSPAYPAMNLQSPYESYNPSYPHTQPIYTAPAPVWPNCQSCGQHADPSYLYAQQPMYSANAMPPYYYREEYPSYSSYPSYPPYYPGAEAPPYYPQQPSYEVPSMPLGALGYEPSIREEEGTQAEETDSAMMNAADEGVEAEDQGNVSGYVPEKKTKNKTGKKDRAPQPKQKVRQNPWINE from the coding sequence GTGAAAATACACATGGTGAAGCAGGGAGATACTTTGTATGTACTGTCCCAGAAGTATAATGTCCCGCTGGATAAGATCATTGCCGCTAATCCGCAGCTTACTGATCCGAATGAGCTTACCATTGGAGACAAGATCAAGATTCCAACGGCTGCTGTACCGGTAGAAGGAGGAGAGGGGGTTCTTCATAAGCATGTAGTGAAACAGGGAGATACACTTTGGAAGTTATCAAAAGCGTGGGGGGTTCCTCTGCAAACTTTAATTGCCGCCAACCCTCAGCTTAAAAATCCGAATGCCTTGCTGGTCGGTGAGACCGTAAACATACCGGCAGGGGTTCCGGGTCAACTTCTGAATGAGAGTCAATCGGCGGAACAAAGCGGCGTATATTATGCTGCATCAGAATCTGGCAAGAAGAACACCGCTCCTAAGCCAGAGACGACAATGCCTGCCCCCCCTCCGGTTCCGGTAACGCCTGAGGCACCGCCATCAGCTCCGAAATCTGAGGTGCCTATACCCGTTCCAGCTCCCCAGCCAGCACCTGTTGAGCCTGTACAGGAAGTCCCGGTAACTCCGGTGATGCCCCAGTACCATGTGGAGGTAGAGTATACAGAGATTAATGTAGAGAAACCGCCTGTTTTCTCCTATGTTCCAGAGTATGTTCCAGTCCCAGAGTATGTGCCGCAGCCGCAGCCTGTTAAGACGGAGAAGCCGTGCGGTTGCTCGGATAAGTACAAGTCGCCACACCATGATCTGTTCTATCAACAGTCGGTGGAAGCCCAGAAAGTAAGCGCTCCTTATGAGCTTCCTCAACTACCATATGAGAGCACTTTACCGTCAGTAGAATCGCTGGTGGGAGATTATCCGGGAATTACTCCTTTTCCCAATTATGGAGTGGGGGGAGAAATGAAGGAAGAACCGTGCCCGCCTCATCCTTCTCATCCTTATGCCCAGAACTATGGAGAAGAGATGTATTATCAGCCATGGGGAGCAGCAGATCCGCATAAAGAAGCCTATTCACCTGCTTATCCAGCTATGAATCTCCAATCTCCTTATGAAAGTTATAATCCGAGCTATCCACATACGCAGCCAATTTACACAGCGCCAGCACCCGTGTGGCCAAATTGCCAGTCCTGCGGCCAGCACGCTGATCCTTCTTATCTATATGCCCAACAACCTATGTACTCTGCAAATGCTATGCCTCCTTATTATTATCGGGAAGAATATCCTTCTTATTCCTCGTATCCGTCATATCCCCCTTACTATCCTGGGGCTGAAGCACCACCATATTATCCACAGCAGCCTTCCTATGAAGTTCCGAGCATGCCGTTAGGAGCTCTGGGATACGAACCTTCAATTCGGGAGGAAGAGGGAACGCAAGCAGAGGAGACTGATTCGGCAATGATGAATGCTGCGGACGAAGGTGTGGAGGCGGAGGATCAAGGAAATGTATCGGGTTATGTGCCTGAGAAGAAGACCAAGAATAAAACGGGAAAAAAAGACCGGGCACCGCAACCAAAACAAAAAGTACGTCAGAACCCATGGATTAACGAATAA
- the ilvE gene encoding branched-chain-amino-acid transaminase has translation MAEQWIYLDGQYVTKDKATVSVYDHGFLYGDGIFEGIRIYSGNIFKCKEHLDRLYDSAKSIMLEIPLSYQEMEDALVETLRRNELRDGYIRLIVSRGPGNLGLDPTRCSKPTVIIIAEQLAIYSEEAYRVGLKTVSVSTRRNIPDALNPKIKSLNYLNNILVKIQSNLSGAGEAIMLNAQGYVTEGSGDNIFIVKNGVITTPPCYLGALEGITRQAIIEICEKKGYKLKEEPFTLHDVYVADEVFLTGTAAEVIAVREVDGRIIGQGQAGPITLKLLEEFRSIVNQDGLKVFE, from the coding sequence ATGGCAGAGCAGTGGATCTATTTGGATGGTCAATATGTAACGAAGGATAAAGCCACAGTTTCGGTATATGATCATGGCTTCTTGTACGGTGATGGAATATTTGAAGGAATTCGCATCTATAGCGGTAATATTTTCAAATGTAAAGAACATCTTGATCGTCTGTATGATTCGGCAAAATCAATTATGCTTGAAATACCGCTCTCTTATCAAGAAATGGAAGACGCGCTTGTGGAGACCCTTCGCCGCAATGAGCTGCGAGACGGGTATATCCGGTTAATCGTCTCCCGCGGTCCGGGGAATCTGGGATTAGATCCTACTCGCTGTTCGAAGCCTACAGTGATTATCATTGCAGAGCAGCTTGCAATCTATTCAGAGGAAGCCTACCGGGTTGGATTGAAGACTGTGTCTGTATCTACTCGCCGTAATATTCCGGATGCACTCAATCCGAAGATCAAGTCGCTAAACTACTTGAATAATATCCTTGTGAAAATTCAGTCCAACCTATCTGGAGCAGGTGAAGCGATCATGCTGAATGCCCAAGGGTATGTCACAGAAGGCTCCGGGGACAATATTTTTATTGTTAAGAACGGCGTGATTACTACGCCACCATGCTACCTCGGTGCACTTGAAGGAATTACTCGTCAGGCAATCATTGAAATTTGTGAGAAAAAAGGGTACAAGCTCAAAGAAGAACCGTTCACATTGCATGATGTATACGTTGCAGATGAGGTGTTCTTGACGGGAACAGCAGCAGAGGTTATCGCGGTACGTGAGGTAGATGGACGTATTATTGGCCAAGGCCAGGCTGGTCCTATAACATTGAAGCTGCTCGAAGAGTTTCGCAGCATTGTGAATCAAGACGGATTAAAGGTATTTGAATAA
- the pheA gene encoding prephenate dehydratase — MKRIALLPKGTVSHEAVLYLFGEEPVELKHYKQISDVFQSVVNKEADYSVIPVENTIEGSVSLHMDWLVHEVDVPMQVEWVYPSIQNLIGRREELQQAGDNFSGVTRVLSHPVAMAQCQQFIRQHMPQAELENVGSTAEAIEMVKLNPGRGWTAVGTALGAKEHGLDILAQKVTDHSNNFTRFVLIGPSKLELLKSGTPKTSVLITLPSDFPGALHQVLSAFAWRKLNLSRIESRPTKKQLGSYYFTMDVLESVDSILLASAIGEIEALGCQVRILGSYPSYTYEEHNSEV, encoded by the coding sequence ATGAAGCGAATTGCACTGCTGCCGAAGGGGACAGTGTCCCATGAAGCAGTTCTGTACTTATTTGGAGAAGAGCCAGTTGAGCTCAAGCACTATAAGCAAATATCCGATGTATTTCAATCTGTGGTTAACAAAGAGGCGGATTATAGTGTCATTCCCGTAGAGAATACTATTGAGGGCTCGGTTAGCCTGCATATGGATTGGCTGGTTCACGAAGTCGATGTACCTATGCAGGTGGAGTGGGTGTATCCTTCAATCCAGAACCTTATAGGGCGAAGAGAAGAGCTCCAGCAAGCTGGGGACAACTTCTCCGGAGTGACCCGGGTGCTTTCTCATCCTGTTGCTATGGCTCAGTGCCAGCAATTTATAAGACAGCACATGCCGCAGGCAGAGTTGGAGAACGTCGGGAGTACGGCCGAAGCGATTGAGATGGTCAAGTTGAATCCGGGCAGAGGATGGACAGCTGTTGGCACCGCACTTGGAGCTAAGGAGCATGGGTTGGATATTTTGGCGCAAAAGGTAACAGATCATAGTAATAATTTCACCCGCTTTGTGCTGATTGGCCCGTCGAAGCTTGAATTGCTGAAGTCCGGAACTCCTAAGACAAGTGTTCTAATTACACTTCCTTCTGATTTTCCGGGCGCCCTTCATCAAGTGCTCTCGGCTTTTGCCTGGCGCAAGCTGAATTTGTCGAGGATTGAGTCTAGACCAACCAAGAAGCAATTGGGCAGTTATTATTTTACAATGGATGTACTTGAATCTGTGGATTCTATTCTGCTGGCTTCAGCGATAGGTGAGATTGAAGCTTTAGGATGTCAGGTTCGCATACTGGGTTCCTATCCCAGTTATACTTACGAGGAACATAATTCGGAGGTGTAG
- the thrB gene encoding homoserine kinase has product MILEQGVRIKVPASTANLGPGFDTLGMALSLYAYIEMKPAEATVILPSGDGMQGIPRDKTNLIYEVAQMVFEEAGQSVPELEISMRSDIPLTRGLGSSASAIVGGMYAANALIGRPLPDSKLFDMATALEKHPDNVGASLYGGIVTAVWDGQHAECLRIEPPADLEVLVAIPAFHLSTVKAREALPRSVSMADAVFNVSRASLLTAALSAGRLDLIREAMQDRLHQSYRSELIPGMGQILREAVAHGALGAALSGAGPTLLALMDRNSVHKPELESFLSEVLAQHKIEAQTMWLDPCREGVRELTVKEAAGFGE; this is encoded by the coding sequence ATGATATTAGAACAAGGGGTTCGTATTAAAGTTCCGGCAAGCACGGCCAACCTCGGACCCGGGTTTGATACGCTTGGTATGGCGTTATCCTTGTATGCTTACATTGAGATGAAGCCTGCAGAAGCTACAGTAATACTTCCGTCTGGTGACGGCATGCAGGGGATTCCCAGAGACAAGACAAATCTGATCTACGAGGTAGCACAGATGGTTTTTGAGGAAGCTGGTCAATCCGTACCTGAGCTTGAGATTTCCATGCGCTCGGACATTCCTCTAACCCGCGGGCTTGGAAGCAGCGCATCGGCGATCGTTGGTGGAATGTATGCTGCCAATGCGCTTATTGGGCGTCCTCTTCCGGACAGCAAGCTCTTTGATATGGCGACTGCACTCGAGAAGCATCCCGATAATGTCGGTGCTTCGCTGTACGGAGGGATTGTCACCGCCGTCTGGGACGGCCAGCATGCAGAATGTTTGCGTATTGAGCCTCCGGCTGATTTGGAGGTGTTGGTTGCTATTCCAGCCTTCCACCTGTCTACAGTTAAAGCGCGTGAGGCACTTCCTCGAAGCGTGTCTATGGCAGACGCGGTCTTTAATGTAAGCCGTGCTTCACTCCTCACGGCAGCCTTAAGCGCGGGGAGGCTTGATCTGATCAGGGAGGCGATGCAGGATCGACTTCATCAGTCCTACCGTTCAGAATTGATCCCAGGGATGGGGCAAATATTGCGAGAAGCAGTCGCACATGGTGCGCTCGGGGCGGCATTAAGCGGAGCAGGGCCAACACTGCTAGCATTGATGGATCGCAATTCTGTCCACAAGCCTGAGCTGGAGTCTTTCCTTAGTGAAGTACTGGCTCAGCATAAGATTGAGGCTCAGACAATGTGGCTTGATCCCTGCCGTGAAGGGGTACGGGAGCTTACGGTTAAGGAAGCTGCCGGGTTTGGAGAATGA
- the thrC gene encoding threonine synthase, with product MRYQGLLQTYKQYLPVTEHTPMLTLQEGNTPLVHAQHLSEELGINLYFKYEGLNPTGSFKDRGMVMAVAKAIEEGSRTIMCASTGNTSAAAAAYAARSGLNCIVLIPNNNIALGKLAQAMIYGAKVIAIEGNFDRALEIVREITAKHPITLVNSVNPYRIEGQKTAAFEVCDQLGQAPDVLAIPVGNAGNISAYWKGFKEYHQHGKISSLPRMVGFEAEGAMAIVKGEPILEPETVATAIRIGNPASWKTAVAAAEESGGQINYVTDEQILSAYRTIAAREGIFAEPASAASVAGVYKLKREGYFKGGETVVCVLTGHGLKDPNIAIQSIGGEPIVVEDTEEAVLSAIAKLEGTGV from the coding sequence ATGAGATACCAAGGTCTACTGCAAACTTACAAACAATATCTTCCGGTTACTGAACATACACCGATGCTGACGCTTCAGGAAGGGAACACACCGCTTGTTCATGCTCAGCATCTATCTGAAGAGCTTGGCATTAATTTATATTTTAAATATGAGGGGCTTAATCCTACAGGCTCATTTAAAGACCGTGGTATGGTTATGGCGGTGGCAAAGGCCATTGAGGAAGGAAGCCGGACTATTATGTGTGCCTCCACGGGCAACACTTCGGCAGCTGCGGCAGCTTATGCAGCCAGATCCGGCCTAAACTGTATCGTGCTAATTCCTAATAATAATATTGCCCTTGGCAAGCTTGCCCAGGCGATGATCTATGGAGCCAAGGTGATTGCGATCGAAGGCAATTTTGACCGGGCATTGGAAATTGTTAGAGAGATCACTGCTAAGCACCCGATTACATTAGTTAATTCGGTCAATCCATACCGGATTGAGGGTCAAAAGACTGCGGCCTTTGAAGTATGCGACCAGCTAGGCCAGGCCCCCGACGTATTGGCTATACCTGTTGGGAATGCAGGTAATATTTCAGCTTACTGGAAAGGATTTAAAGAGTACCATCAGCATGGCAAGATTAGTTCTTTACCTCGCATGGTTGGGTTTGAAGCAGAAGGGGCCATGGCGATTGTAAAAGGTGAGCCTATTCTCGAACCGGAAACCGTGGCTACGGCCATTCGGATCGGTAATCCAGCAAGCTGGAAGACGGCAGTAGCGGCTGCTGAAGAGTCTGGCGGTCAAATTAATTATGTTACCGATGAACAAATTCTGAGTGCTTACCGAACCATCGCTGCTAGGGAAGGAATCTTTGCAGAGCCGGCCTCCGCGGCCTCTGTTGCAGGAGTGTATAAGCTGAAACGGGAAGGCTACTTCAAAGGTGGAGAGACTGTTGTCTGTGTACTGACAGGCCATGGACTGAAGGATCCTAACATTGCGATTCAAAGCATCGGAGGAGAACCCATTGTAGTTGAAGATACTGAAGAGGCTGTCTTGAGCGCCATTGCCAAACTCGAAGGTACGGGCGTATGA
- a CDS encoding homoserine dehydrogenase translates to MRPVKVGLLGLGTVGTGVVRIVEGHQEDLSSQVGSPIVIERIAVKSLYKERNIAVDAHKLTEDPWEVIRDPEIDVIVEVMGGIEHTKTYLLEALERGKHIVTANKDLMALHGSEILAKAQEKQCDVFYEASVAGGIPIIRTLIEGFSSDRITKIMGIVNGTTNYILTKMSQEGASYDDVLKEAQDLGYAEADPTSDVEGLDAARKMAILGTLGFRTDVELKDVGVRGISGVSKEDIAYAKQLGYELKLLGIAERQDDAVAISVQPTMVKQSHPIAAVNGVFNAVYVHGEAVGETMFYGAGAGEMPTATSVVADLVAVVKNLKLGVNGLKAIVPYKEKKLKSDDQISYKNFILLQVDDKAGVLAQITQVFAEYEVSLASVVQTPNEQNPGAEIMIVTHDASKASMDKVLQHFEGLQVIRRIKSVYRVEG, encoded by the coding sequence TTGAGACCAGTGAAGGTAGGTTTGCTTGGATTGGGAACGGTGGGAACCGGCGTTGTCCGTATTGTGGAAGGCCATCAGGAGGATTTAAGCAGTCAGGTCGGCTCCCCAATTGTCATTGAGAGAATAGCGGTTAAGAGCCTTTATAAAGAACGGAATATTGCGGTAGATGCTCATAAGCTAACAGAAGATCCTTGGGAGGTTATCCGGGATCCTGAGATTGATGTCATTGTTGAAGTCATGGGAGGCATTGAACATACCAAGACTTACTTGCTTGAAGCCCTGGAGCGGGGAAAGCATATTGTTACCGCCAATAAGGACCTAATGGCACTGCATGGCAGCGAGATTTTGGCTAAAGCGCAGGAGAAGCAGTGCGACGTATTCTATGAAGCTAGTGTAGCTGGTGGAATTCCGATCATTCGGACGTTAATCGAAGGCTTCTCTTCGGATCGCATCACGAAAATCATGGGAATAGTAAACGGCACAACCAACTATATTTTAACGAAAATGAGCCAGGAAGGAGCTTCCTATGATGATGTTCTGAAGGAGGCTCAGGACCTCGGATATGCGGAAGCCGATCCGACTTCGGACGTAGAAGGTTTGGATGCAGCGCGTAAAATGGCTATCCTTGGAACGTTGGGCTTTCGCACAGATGTTGAGCTGAAGGATGTAGGTGTTCGGGGAATATCTGGCGTCTCCAAAGAAGACATCGCTTATGCGAAGCAGCTCGGCTATGAACTCAAGCTGCTGGGGATTGCCGAACGTCAGGACGATGCAGTCGCCATCAGTGTACAGCCTACTATGGTAAAACAAAGCCATCCAATTGCAGCTGTCAACGGAGTCTTTAATGCCGTATATGTACATGGCGAAGCCGTGGGAGAGACAATGTTCTATGGTGCGGGTGCAGGAGAAATGCCCACAGCGACTTCAGTTGTAGCGGATTTGGTGGCCGTGGTCAAAAATTTGAAGCTCGGAGTTAACGGATTGAAGGCGATTGTGCCTTATAAAGAGAAGAAACTGAAATCTGACGATCAGATTAGCTATAAGAATTTTATTCTTCTTCAAGTAGATGATAAGGCCGGGGTATTGGCTCAAATCACTCAAGTATTCGCAGAATATGAAGTGAGCCTTGCTTCTGTTGTCCAGACGCCAAATGAGCAGAATCCAGGAGCTGAGATCATGATTGTTACACATGACGCAAGCAAGGCAAGTATGGATAAGGTGCTTCAACATTTTGAAGGCTTACAGGTCATACGGCGCATTAAGAGTGTATACCGTGTAGAAGGGTAA
- a CDS encoding ACT domain-containing protein, with the protein MRERYYLVREDILPEAVVKTLQVKQLLAAGSVRTVHEAVEQVGLSRSAFYKYKDGIHQLNQLERDRIVTVSFDLEHRSGILSQVLALVASFGGNVLTINQSIPLQGVANVVISVETSHLTEDLDDLLDKLRSVQGVKRVQIVGQG; encoded by the coding sequence GTGCGGGAACGTTATTATTTAGTACGTGAAGATATTTTGCCCGAAGCCGTAGTTAAGACGCTTCAGGTAAAGCAGCTGCTGGCTGCTGGCAGCGTTAGGACGGTTCATGAAGCTGTCGAGCAAGTGGGACTCAGCCGCAGTGCTTTTTATAAATACAAGGATGGAATCCATCAGCTTAATCAGCTGGAGCGGGACCGAATTGTTACAGTTTCATTTGATTTGGAGCACAGATCCGGAATTTTGTCTCAGGTGCTGGCCTTGGTAGCCAGCTTTGGCGGGAATGTTCTAACCATCAACCAGAGTATACCGTTGCAAGGAGTGGCGAACGTGGTTATTTCTGTGGAGACGTCCCATTTGACGGAGGATTTAGATGATTTGTTGGATAAGCTGCGGAGTGTGCAGGGGGTTAAGAGGGTTCAAATTGTGGGCCAGGGTTAA
- the obgE gene encoding GTPase ObgE produces the protein MFVDKAKIYVKGGDGGDGIVSFRREKYVPEGGPAGGDGGKGGNVIFRVDEGLRTLMDFRYQRHFKAKRGDKGRNKSQHGANAEHMIVRIPPGTVIIDEETQEVLADMTRHGQQVVVARGGRGGRGNIRFATPNNPAPELAENGEEGEERWIILELKVMADVGLVGFPSVGKSTLLSVVSAAQPKIGAYHFTTITPNLGVVDVSEGRSFVMADLPGLIEGAHEGVGLGHEFLRHVERTRLIIHVVDMAGSEGREPFEDWQKINEELKLYNADLENRPQIVAANKMDMPEAPEHLEEFKKKIAEVRPDLEIMPISSLTRQGVQELLYRAADMLDEIPEAPAIEEVTELEERKIYKLDRKEDNSFTITRENESFIVSSPRIERMMKRMQLNSHDAILKLARTMRHMGIDEALRKRGAVDGTIVRIGDFEFEFVEGSSYYY, from the coding sequence ATGTTTGTAGATAAAGCGAAAATTTATGTTAAAGGCGGAGACGGCGGGGATGGAATCGTATCCTTTCGCCGTGAGAAATATGTGCCGGAAGGCGGGCCTGCCGGTGGAGACGGCGGCAAAGGCGGAAATGTAATTTTCCGAGTGGATGAAGGTCTACGCACATTGATGGACTTTCGCTATCAGCGCCACTTTAAGGCTAAGCGTGGGGATAAAGGACGCAACAAGAGTCAGCACGGTGCTAACGCTGAGCATATGATTGTCCGCATCCCGCCGGGAACAGTTATTATCGATGAGGAGACCCAGGAAGTTTTAGCGGATATGACCCGTCATGGACAGCAGGTGGTGGTCGCTCGTGGAGGCCGTGGAGGAAGAGGCAACATCCGGTTCGCCACGCCTAACAATCCGGCTCCGGAGCTAGCAGAGAACGGAGAAGAAGGAGAAGAACGCTGGATTATCCTAGAACTGAAAGTAATGGCGGACGTAGGGCTTGTAGGCTTTCCTAGCGTAGGTAAATCCACACTTCTCTCTGTTGTATCTGCTGCCCAGCCTAAAATCGGGGCTTACCACTTTACAACCATCACGCCAAACCTTGGAGTTGTGGATGTTAGTGAAGGCCGCAGCTTTGTGATGGCAGACCTGCCGGGCCTTATTGAAGGCGCCCACGAAGGCGTTGGTCTGGGACATGAATTTCTTCGGCATGTTGAACGTACCCGCCTGATTATTCATGTTGTGGATATGGCAGGCTCTGAAGGCCGGGAGCCCTTCGAGGACTGGCAGAAAATTAACGAAGAGCTCAAGCTTTATAATGCGGACTTGGAGAATAGGCCACAGATTGTAGCTGCGAATAAGATGGATATGCCAGAAGCGCCAGAACACTTGGAAGAGTTCAAGAAGAAGATAGCGGAGGTAAGGCCAGATTTGGAGATCATGCCAATCTCCTCGTTAACTCGCCAGGGGGTTCAAGAGCTTCTATACCGGGCAGCGGATATGCTGGATGAAATCCCAGAGGCACCGGCTATTGAGGAAGTTACAGAACTGGAAGAAAGAAAGATCTACAAGCTTGACCGCAAGGAAGACAATTCCTTCACGATTACCCGGGAGAATGAATCATTTATCGTATCGAGTCCACGTATCGAGCGGATGATGAAGCGTATGCAGCTGAACTCGCATGACGCCATTCTTAAGCTGGCGAGAACGATGCGCCATATGGGCATTGATGAAGCATTGCGGAAACGCGGAGCCGTAGATGGCACGATTGTCCGGATCGGCGACTTTGAGTTCGAGTTTGTAGAAGGAAGCAGTTACTATTATTAA
- a CDS encoding Spo0B domain-containing protein: MNDRKTVTIAAAVLLAAPLVLFYFNRVLILHLVLILWVLAVIAGYLKYVKVQHEREKHLLMESLQRTASATLGHHRHDWMNDLQILYGYIRLGKHDKLIQSVERIKARMAEESKISKLGVPSLVYYLQSFREMNKSVQLDTHIEDELSLGSLLDQQVADELTEAVMDMIRIFQYAGRASWGESLKLDLSIYREGGEAVIRFEQEGTHSNPDTLWQNIEEALRGKHIYACKASEANGYELRMPCVNPNEVKACL; encoded by the coding sequence ATGAATGATCGTAAAACGGTGACGATCGCGGCCGCAGTGTTGCTGGCTGCTCCTCTGGTGCTTTTTTATTTTAATCGAGTCTTGATTCTGCACCTTGTTCTTATCCTGTGGGTACTAGCTGTTATTGCGGGTTATCTGAAGTATGTAAAGGTACAGCATGAAAGGGAGAAGCATCTCTTGATGGAATCCCTGCAGCGCACAGCATCGGCAACACTTGGACATCACCGTCACGACTGGATGAATGACCTTCAGATTCTTTATGGATACATTAGATTAGGAAAGCATGATAAACTGATTCAATCTGTGGAAAGAATAAAAGCACGGATGGCGGAAGAAAGTAAAATATCAAAGCTCGGCGTCCCTTCTTTAGTTTATTATTTGCAGTCTTTCCGGGAAATGAACAAGTCGGTACAGCTGGATACACACATTGAGGACGAGCTATCACTAGGCAGCCTTCTGGATCAGCAGGTCGCGGATGAGCTGACAGAAGCGGTCATGGATATGATTCGAATATTTCAGTATGCGGGAAGAGCTTCCTGGGGTGAATCCCTAAAGCTTGATCTGTCCATTTACCGGGAAGGAGGCGAAGCGGTGATCCGTTTCGAACAGGAAGGAACTCATAGCAACCCAGATACGCTGTGGCAAAATATCGAAGAGGCGCTGAGAGGAAAGCATATCTATGCTTGTAAAGCCTCCGAGGCAAACGGTTACGAGCTTCGCATGCCCTGCGTGAATCCAAATGAGGTGAAAGCATGTTTGTAG
- the rpmA gene encoding 50S ribosomal protein L27 → MLKLDLQLFASKKGVGSTKNGRDSIAKRLGVKRADGQVVTGGSILVRQRGTKIHPGTNVGIGKDDTLFAKVDGVVKFERWGRDRKKVSVYPVEVAPVAATVEA, encoded by the coding sequence ATGTTGAAATTGGACCTTCAGCTATTCGCATCCAAAAAGGGTGTAGGTTCCACAAAGAACGGTCGTGACAGTATTGCGAAGCGCCTTGGCGTAAAGCGTGCTGACGGACAAGTCGTTACTGGTGGCAGCATTCTTGTGCGTCAACGCGGCACTAAGATTCACCCTGGTACAAACGTGGGCATCGGTAAAGATGACACCCTGTTTGCAAAAGTGGATGGTGTTGTTAAATTTGAACGTTGGGGACGCGACCGTAAGAAAGTTAGCGTATACCCGGTTGAAGTCGCTCCTGTAGCGGCAACTGTAGAAGCGTAA
- a CDS encoding ribosomal-processing cysteine protease Prp → MIIVNILRNADQTIEGFRVKGHANYAERGRDIVCAGVSAVTVGTVNAIEKLTGIEMDSEMEHGFLSAVLPESAAGSSKEQAQLLLSSLVVMLESIELSYGKYLKIKDIIN, encoded by the coding sequence TTGATTATCGTGAATATACTGCGTAATGCGGATCAGACTATTGAGGGCTTTCGGGTAAAAGGCCATGCCAATTATGCCGAAAGAGGTAGAGACATTGTTTGCGCGGGGGTATCGGCAGTTACTGTAGGTACTGTGAACGCGATTGAGAAGTTGACCGGGATTGAGATGGATTCTGAGATGGAACACGGCTTTCTAAGTGCGGTTCTTCCGGAATCAGCTGCGGGATCTTCTAAGGAGCAAGCTCAACTGTTATTGTCCTCACTTGTTGTGATGCTGGAAAGTATCGAGCTGTCATACGGGAAGTATTTGAAGATAAAAGATATAATCAATTAA